The genomic region GCGACGGCCTGTTCCGGCTGGTCGTGGACGCGCAGGCCGCGCTCACGCAGGCCCTCTCCTCGCACGGCCTGAACATCGGGATGAACCTCGGGAAGGTCGCGGGCGCGGGCATCGACGACCACCTGCACGTCCACGCGGTGCCGCGCTGGGACGGCGACACGAACTTCATGCCGATGCTCGCCGACGTCCGCGTCATGGCGCAGCACCTGGACGACACCTACGCCGCGCTGCGGGCCCGCTTCGCGCCGCTCGACGAGGACGCGCCATGAGCCGCCCGGCCTCAAAGCCCCGCAGCCCTCTTCGGCTCCTCGCGATCGCCGCCCTCGTCGCGGCCGCCCTGTGGTCCGGGCTGATGTTCGCTATCGCGAACGACGACTGGGTCGTGATCCGCTGGCCGACGATGCCGTGGAACGCGGCCCCGAGCACCGCGCTCTTCGAGGCGCGCCTGAGCGCCGTGATGTTCGTGAGCGCGTTGATCGGCGCGTCGGCAGCTTCGCTCGCGTGGTGGCGCGCGAGCTCTCGCCTGAAGCGGAGGTTCGCCGCCGAGGGCGCCCGCTCGGAGCGGATGGAGTCCGAGCTCGAGGCGCTCGGGAGGCTCGTGTCGACGGCCCGGGATCGCGACAGGGCGCCCCGGGACGGCGACGAGCAGATGGGGAGGCGGAATTGAACCGACGAGGAAGAGCTCGCATCGTCCAGGCGCTCGCCGCGGCGGCGATCTTCGCGTGCTGCGCCGCGTGCCATTCGCCGAAGCACTCGCAGCGGTTCTTCGCGAAGGCCGCGGAGGACGATCCGATGCTCGAGCTGCTGCACGAAACCGCGCTCTACTCCGTGTACTTCGACCACACCCTGCGGCGATGCGTGCTGCACTCGGCCTACGCCTGGGGAGAGAACGGCGGCGGCGGCGGCGGCGCGGGGATCGGCGTGGCGCTCTTCCCGTGCGATCCGGCGCGCCTCAAGGCGCGCTCCTGGGAGCTCCGGGAGGCGATCGAGAGAGGCAGGGAGCTCGTCCTCCCGACCGCGACGCCGCCACCAGCGGCGCCGGCGCAGAACGCCGCGGCGGCGCCCCCGAAGGCGCCCCTCGGCGACGGAAGGTGAACAGGATGCCCGGACCAAACGACGACACGCCGGACCGCAGCGCGACCGGCCGCCTGAAGTCGCTCATGGGAGATCTCAAGCTGCCGCGGGAGATCGCGAACCACATCCTCTCCCAGATCGACGAGACGAAGCACGCGGCGCTCGCCGTCATCGCGAAGGAGATG from Pseudomonadota bacterium harbors:
- a CDS encoding HIT domain-containing protein, whose protein sequence is MSDIMWAPWRMEYITGPKAEGGCVLCRARDATRDARPSLLVLAARPTAFVLMNRFPYSHGHIMIVPRRHVAKLEALTGEERDGLFRLVVDAQAALTQALSSHGLNIGMNLGKVAGAGIDDHLHVHAVPRWDGDTNFMPMLADVRVMAQHLDDTYAALRARFAPLDEDAP